One region of Thunnus thynnus chromosome 14, fThuThy2.1, whole genome shotgun sequence genomic DNA includes:
- the fbxo5 gene encoding F-box only protein 5, giving the protein MFHYKKVTMKCPHYKSARANNMEKVSAVESKVLHLKASPVKELTPIKPQCPPSGVTTVLFSLNNDDTKAVHDKENSTDSRAHDRTLEEGFEDSGYLSLHTSQAEDHHVDEEDDHIQGRSTEILLPPSAAAQQERTISPKQSPTKCQGRMMSGRHASLVAASTPVDRPRRRALTYSLSSTPSDHHDDPNLPLLKFQRAVCEELAKSYRKNKRYDWSIVTKVAEDHHLEQVIGRQMGREYVDMFSSLLSRNMRSILTDILALLGDMDLISCKKVSRTWRKIICEDTRAQSRCQRAEQALRESKSSRRQSGCGLTRDVAVSRVALSCMQTLSSSSSTSSSTSSSSSTPGCGVNRRAGLSHKSSTPNSQCTRFNEYVQAASCLKQHESLRTCKRCGSPATHSTESQRATCTRLSCLFDFCTRCQEAFHGSTPCRVVQPRTHFPTSKTTPNIPGSARSKRNIRRL; this is encoded by the exons ATGTTTCATTATAAGAAAGTCACCATGAAGTGCCCTCACTACAAGTCTGCCAGGGCCAACAATATGGAGAAAGTCTCTGCTGTAGAGTCCAAGGTGCTTCACCTCAAAGCTTCACCAGTGAAGGAGCTCACCCCCATCAAACCACAATGTCCACCCTCAGGAGTGACCACCGTGTTGTTCTCTCTCAACAACGATGACACCAAAGCAGTCCACgacaaagaaaacagcacagACAGCAGGGCGCATGACAGGACTTTGGAGGAAGGGTTTGAGGACAGTGGCTATCTGTCTCTGCACACCAGTCAGGCTGAGGATCACCATGTGGATGAAGAGGATGACCACATCCAGGGAAGATCCACAGAAATCCTGCTGCCGccttctgctgctgcacagcaAGAAAGGACAATATCACCAAAGCAGTCTCCTACTAAATGTCAAGGGAGGATGATGTCCGGCCGTCATGCGTCTCTGGTGGCAGCCTCCACTCCTGTGGATCGCCCGAGAAGGAGAGCACTAACATACTCACTGTCATCCACTCCCTCTGACCACCACGACGACCCCAATCTACCTTTACTGAAGTTCCAGCGGGCCGTTTGTGAAGAGCTTGCCAAGAGCTATCGGAAGAATAAGAG GTATGACTGGAGCATTGTTACAAAGGTGGCGGAAGATCATCATTTGGAGCAGGTGATCGGACGCCAGATGGGTCGGGAGTACGTCGACatgttttcatctctgctgTCCAGGAACATGAGAAGCATCCTGACTGACATTCTTGCCCTGCTGGGAGACATGGACCTCATTAG CTGTAAGAAAGTCAGCAGAACGTGGAGGAAGATCATCTGTGAGGATACGAGAGCTCAGAGCAGGTGTCAGCGAGCTGAGCAGGCTCTCAGG gAGTCAAAGAGCTCTCGGAGACAAAGCGGTTGTGGTCTGACGAGAGATGTGGCAGTGTCCAGGGTGGCGCTGTCCTGCATGCAGACCCTTTCCTCCTCAAGCTCTACATCCTCATCcacatcctcttcctcctccacccctgGCTGCGGGGTCAACAGACGGGCCGGTCTCTCTCACAAGAGCAGCACGCCCAACTCCCAATGTACACGCTTCAATGAATATGTGCAG GCCGCCAGCTGTTTGAAGCAGCACGAGTCCCTGCGTACCTGCAAGCGATGCGGCTCACCAGCGACACACTCGACCGAGTCTCAGAGGGCCACGTGCACACGCCTCAGCTGTCTCTTCGACTTCTGCACCCGCTGCCAGGAAGCTTTCCACGGCTCGACCCCCTGCCGAGTGGTGCAGCCCCGAACCCACTTTCCCACCTCCAAGACGACCCCGAACATACCAGGGAGCGCTCGGAGCAAGAGGAACATCAGGCGCCTGTGA